In Marasmius oreades isolate 03SP1 chromosome 1, whole genome shotgun sequence, one DNA window encodes the following:
- the ARG2 gene encoding Amino-acid acetyltransferase, mitochondrial (BUSCO:EOG09261BP0), which translates to MFSNSQVLSSTLKVRRSQAYKSFYATIRSLRSSPPPTENDEGYPSDNDFILSILRANPSLRDSRSYLASFDPRPITKPALVPAHDISIPSTVASESKPTVTQIPTQEQLPKPSPIIASILNPVIRRTALVKMQGPFTDVQLDSIARGMVYLEKLGLVSVIVIENDFISRGGQDERSAIVEETMRVVSALEKQGARARPVLGAAVRLGPKPGDEDTGATSDFSPPEAHTLPSDLIPIRSALCAGEIPVIAPLALDSFCRSVCVNANDVLGALAKGMTETGAVGRRQDSPGEVDLTPLRLMIINREGGIPSYARAGYPHLLVNLNSEYSYIHDTFHDEWQHTHPTSLSNLALARTCLAYMPPTSSAVMVSHRSQSSLIGNLITNKPAVSSSLPHALLQGNRKLTPHTPTLLRRGLPIHVVQTTSQIDKAKMTVLLEQSFGRKLDEAAFYRRLDTVLDFTIIAGDYVGAAIVTSERESTSSNPISYLDKFAVLPSHQGDGTVDFLWVALHDESYGLGHPSSANPNGGKEGKGEGRDLVWRSRANNPVNKWYFERSSGHVRMGDWVLFWCDAEKRLKIEQGRRGRSGLSWIGEWEEGRLSSWTDVVSRIPSSWKK; encoded by the exons ATGTTCAGCAACTCACAAGTCCTGTCGTCTACTCTCAAAGTAAGGCGTTCGCAAGCATACAAATCCTTTTATGCT ACAATCCGTAGTTTGCGTTCATCGCCACCGCCAACAGAGAATGATGAAGGATACCCATCAGACAAT GATTTTATTCTTTCAATCCTTCGAGCAAACCCGTCATTGAGGGATAGTCGCTCCTATCTTGCGTCATTTGACCCTCGACCTATCACGAAGCCCGCCCTTGTACCCGCACACGATATATCCATACCCTCCACCGTTGCATCTGAATCTAAACCCACAGTTACGCAGATACCGACACAAGAACAACTGCCTAAACCTAGCCCAATCATTGCTTCCATACTTAATCCAGTTATCAGGCGCACGGCGCTCGTCAAAATGCAAGGTCCCTTCACGGATGTACAACTTGACAGCATCGCTCGTGGAATGGTATATCTAGAGAAATTGGGCCTTGTCAGCGTGATCGTCATCGAAAACGACTTTATTTCTCGGGGAGGCCAGGACGAACGCTCGGCCATTGTCGAGGAAACCATGCGCGTCGTTTCTGCCCTTGAGAAGCAGGGTGCTCGTGCGCGACCCGTGCTCGGTGCTGCGGTCAGACTTGGACCAAAGCCCGGGGATGAGGATACAGGTGCAACCTCTGACTTCTCTCCGCCGGAGGCTCACACTCTTCCGTCCGACCTTATACCCATTCGATCAGCCCTGTGTGCTGGTGAGATTCCAGTAATTGCACCTCTTGCCCTTGATTCCTTCTGTCGCTCTGTGTGTGTCAATGCGAATGATGTACTTGGGGCACTCGCTAAAGGAATGACCGAAACTGGAGCAGTAGGTCGTCGTCAAGACTCGCCCGGTGAAGTTGATCTCACTCCCCTCCGTCTCATGATCATCAACCGAGAAGGTGGTATTCCCTCGTATGCCAGAGCTGGCTACCCGCATCTCCTCGTCAATCTCAATTCAGAGTATTCTTACATTCATGATACATTCCACGATGAATGGCAGCATACCCATCCCACCTCCCTCTCAAACCTTGCATTAGCCCGGACATGTCTGGCCTACATGCCGCCGACATCTTCTGCGGTCATGGTATCTCATCGCTCCCAAAGCTCCCTCATTGGCAATCTTATCACCAATAAACCCGCAGTCAGCTCAAGTTTGCCTCACGCGCTTCTGCAAGGCAACCGTAAGCTTACCCCTCATACTCCCACTTTATTACGTCGAGGCCTTCCGATTCATGTTGTGCAAACAACATCGCAGATCGATAAGGCGAAAATGACTGTTTTACTAGAGCAATCTTTCGGTCGTAAATTGGACGAGGCGGCATTTTACAGACGCCTTGACACAGTGCTCGATTTCACCATTATTGCAGGGGACTATGTAGGCGCCGCGATTGTGACCAGTGAACGTGAATCCACCTCATCGAATCCGATTTCTTACCTCGACAAGTTTGCAGTCTTGCCCAGCCATCAAGGCGACGGAACTGTAGACTTTCTTTGGGTTGCTCTTCACGATGAATCGTATGGCCTCGGACACCCATCCTCTGCCAATCCCAATGGTGGTAAAGAAGGGAAAGGGGAAGGTCGTGATCTGGTGTGGAGGAGTCGTGCCAACAACCCTGTCAACAAGTGGTACTTTGAACGAAGTTCTGGACACGTGCGAATGGGAGACTGGGTGCTCTTTTGGTGTGACGCCGAGAAGCGTCTAAAAATAGAGCAAGGCCGCCGAGGCCGAAGCGGTTTGTCATGGATCGGAGAATGGGAAGAAGGTCGGTTGTCTTCGTGGACTGACGTCGTTAGTCGGATACCGTCGAGTTGGAAAAAGTAA